One Fusobacterium nucleatum genomic window carries:
- a CDS encoding IS30 family transposase — protein sequence MILQQYTIKRRKGQHLTLIERGKIEAFLKINMPKIQIASEIGISTRTLYREISRGMVKGLLNSDYSIYDAYSAEFAHRKYLEAMKGKEGTLKIGKNHKLIEYVENSMLNDKNSPYVALENAKKENIEVNICLKTLYNYIHKELFINFSEEDMIYKKDKRKQERIPKRIRKIGGKSIEERPEEINNRQELGHFEADTVLGKRGTKEAILVLTDRKTRLEMVRKIPDKTAESVIKELSKIITEYPGMIKSITSDNGSEFMRADKIEEENIAYYYAHSYSSWERGSNENNNKLIRRFIPKGTGISEISEEEIKRIEKWMNDYPRKIFNGKSANEMYLSEFTKYFS from the coding sequence ATGATTCTACAACAGTATACAATAAAAAGAAGAAAAGGACAACATTTAACTTTAATTGAGAGAGGTAAAATTGAAGCTTTCTTAAAAATTAATATGCCTAAAATTCAAATTGCTTCTGAAATTGGTATTAGTACCAGAACTCTTTATCGCGAAATTAGCAGAGGAATGGTTAAAGGACTTCTTAATTCTGATTACTCTATTTATGATGCTTATTCTGCTGAGTTTGCACACAGAAAATACTTAGAAGCTATGAAAGGTAAAGAAGGAACACTAAAAATTGGTAAAAATCATAAATTAATAGAGTATGTTGAGAATTCTATGCTTAATGATAAAAATTCTCCATATGTAGCCTTAGAAAATGCTAAAAAAGAAAATATAGAAGTGAATATTTGTTTAAAGACACTATATAACTACATTCATAAAGAATTATTCATAAATTTTTCTGAAGAAGATATGATTTACAAAAAAGATAAGAGAAAACAAGAAAGGATTCCAAAAAGAATAAGAAAGATTGGAGGAAAGAGTATAGAAGAAAGACCAGAAGAAATAAATAACAGACAAGAATTAGGTCATTTTGAAGCAGATACTGTGTTAGGAAAAAGAGGAACAAAGGAAGCTATATTAGTATTAACAGATAGAAAAACAAGGCTAGAAATGGTAAGAAAGATACCTGATAAAACAGCAGAAAGTGTGATAAAAGAATTAAGTAAAATAATAACAGAGTATCCTGGAATGATAAAAAGTATAACAAGTGATAATGGTAGTGAATTTATGAGAGCAGACAAGATAGAGGAAGAAAATATTGCATATTATTATGCACATAGTTATAGCTCGTGGGAAAGAGGAAGCAATGAGAATAATAACAAGTTAATAAGGAGATTTATTCCTAAAGGAACTGGCATATCAGAAATAAGTGAAGAAGAAATTAAGCGAATAGAAAAGTGGATGAATGATTACCCAAGAAA
- the rsmG gene encoding 16S rRNA (guanine(527)-N(7))-methyltransferase RsmG, protein MKDYFKKGLEKIKVSYDENKIEKSLKYLEILLDYNSHINLTAIREEKAIIEKHFLDSLLLQNLLKDEDKTLIDIGTGAGFPGMMLAIFNENKKFTLLDSVRKKTDFLELVKTELALNNVEVINGRAEEIIKDRREKYDVGLCRGVSNLSVILEYEIPFLKVNGRFLPQKMIGTDEVKNSSNALKVLNSKILKEYKFKLPFSNEDRLIIEILKTKKTDIKYPRKTGIPLKKPL, encoded by the coding sequence TTGAAAGATTATTTTAAAAAAGGTTTAGAAAAAATAAAAGTTTCTTATGATGAAAATAAAATAGAGAAGTCTTTAAAATATTTAGAAATTTTATTAGACTACAATAGTCATATTAATTTAACAGCAATAAGAGAAGAAAAGGCTATAATTGAAAAACATTTTTTAGATTCACTGTTGCTTCAAAATTTATTAAAAGATGAAGATAAAACTTTAATAGATATTGGAACAGGTGCAGGTTTTCCTGGAATGATGTTGGCAATTTTTAATGAGAATAAAAAATTTACTTTGTTAGATTCTGTAAGAAAGAAAACAGATTTTTTAGAGCTTGTAAAAACTGAATTAGCTTTAAATAATGTTGAAGTGATAAATGGAAGAGCTGAAGAAATTATAAAAGATAGAAGAGAAAAATATGATGTTGGACTTTGTAGAGGAGTTTCTAATTTATCTGTTATTTTAGAATATGAAATACCTTTTTTAAAAGTGAATGGAAGATTTTTACCACAAAAAATGATTGGAACAGATGAGGTTAAAAATTCATCTAATGCTTTAAAAGTTTTAAATTCTAAAATACTTAAAGAATACAAATTTAAACTACCATTTTCAAATGAGGATAGACTTATTATTGAGATATTAAAGACAAAGAAAACTGATATAAAATATCCAAGAAAAACTGGAATACCTTTGAAGAAACCATTGTAA